The Halorhabdus sp. BNX81 genome includes a region encoding these proteins:
- a CDS encoding DUF447 domain-containing protein, whose amino-acid sequence MSDGWPVELRGITESVVTTRGPDGTYNVAALGLSAGDPVTATTWGQTRTRQNFEREGEGYVQFTRDPVDFVEAALTVREIDEPVLPTADAWARVTTEEIDTGTEDGTEWVKWRLDPIESAIERETVPTTNRGYAAVIEATVAASRLGVPAYDDDRLAARLAYFSDVIERCGGEREQVAWQRLEGAVDLPEGDRRFESF is encoded by the coding sequence GTGAGCGACGGGTGGCCCGTCGAATTGCGTGGGATCACCGAGTCAGTCGTGACGACGCGGGGGCCCGACGGGACGTATAATGTCGCCGCGCTGGGGCTTTCAGCCGGCGATCCAGTCACCGCCACGACGTGGGGGCAGACACGAACGCGTCAAAATTTCGAGCGTGAGGGGGAGGGATACGTGCAGTTCACTCGCGATCCGGTGGATTTCGTCGAAGCGGCGCTGACTGTCCGGGAAATCGATGAGCCGGTCCTCCCGACGGCCGACGCCTGGGCGCGGGTGACGACCGAGGAGATCGACACCGGCACGGAAGACGGCACCGAATGGGTAAAATGGAGGCTCGACCCGATCGAATCGGCGATCGAACGCGAGACAGTCCCGACGACGAATCGGGGATACGCCGCCGTGATCGAGGCGACGGTCGCGGCCTCCAGACTCGGCGTTCCGGCCTACGACGACGACCGCCTCGCGGCGCGGCTAGCGTACTTTTCGGACGTCATCGAACGATGTGGCGGCGAGCGCGAACAGGTGGCCTGGCAGCGCCTGGAGGGGGCCGTCGATCTCCCCGAAGGAGACCGGCGATTCGAATCCTTTTAG
- a CDS encoding NADP-dependent oxidoreductase — translation MRESNREWILAQRPEGQPDMDSFELRESDVPEPRHGQLLVRVRYLSVDPYMRGRMRDAESYAEPWAVGDPMEGAVVGEVLESESDAYDEGDLVTGNGTWADYTVLDADNVAPVDPSIADPPAYLGVLGMPGRTAYFGLLEVGDPKPGETVVVSGAAGAVGSVVGQIAKLNGCRVVGFAGSDRKVEWLTEDLGFDAAINYKDVDEYRAALDDAAPDGVDVYFDNVGGPITDAVFTKLNLDARVAVCGQIAHYNDEGVPTGPRKLPQLIAPRATVQGLLVGDYVTRFEEASEQLGAWVASGDISHRETIVSGLENAPDAFLGLFSGDNIGKQVVAVSE, via the coding sequence ATGCGAGAGTCGAACCGCGAGTGGATACTCGCCCAGCGCCCCGAGGGGCAACCGGACATGGACAGCTTCGAACTGCGGGAGAGCGACGTTCCCGAACCCAGACACGGCCAACTACTGGTTCGGGTCAGGTATCTCTCCGTCGACCCGTACATGCGCGGGCGGATGCGCGACGCCGAATCCTACGCCGAGCCCTGGGCCGTCGGGGACCCGATGGAGGGTGCCGTCGTCGGTGAAGTCCTCGAGAGCGAGAGCGACGCCTACGACGAGGGCGATCTCGTGACGGGCAACGGCACGTGGGCCGACTACACAGTCCTCGATGCCGACAACGTAGCGCCCGTCGACCCATCGATCGCCGATCCGCCGGCTTACCTCGGGGTGCTCGGCATGCCCGGACGAACGGCCTACTTCGGCCTGCTGGAGGTCGGCGATCCCAAGCCGGGCGAGACGGTCGTAGTGTCGGGAGCGGCGGGCGCGGTCGGGTCCGTCGTCGGCCAGATCGCGAAGCTGAACGGCTGTCGGGTCGTCGGCTTCGCGGGATCGGACCGGAAAGTCGAATGGCTCACGGAGGACCTCGGGTTCGACGCCGCGATCAACTACAAGGACGTCGACGAGTATCGGGCGGCGCTCGACGATGCCGCACCCGACGGCGTCGACGTCTACTTCGACAACGTGGGGGGCCCGATCACCGACGCCGTCTTCACGAAGCTGAATCTCGACGCGCGGGTCGCCGTCTGCGGACAGATCGCCCACTACAACGACGAGGGTGTCCCGACCGGTCCCCGGAAACTCCCGCAGCTCATCGCGCCGCGCGCGACGGTCCAGGGGCTGCTCGTCGGTGACTACGTGACCCGCTTCGAGGAAGCCAGCGAGCAGCTCGGGGCGTGGGTCGCATCCGGAGACATTTCTCACCGGGAGACGATCGTTTCGGGGCTCGAGAACGCCCCGGATGCGTTCCTCGGGCTGTTCTCGGGCGACAACATCGGCAAGCAGGTCGTCGCCGTCTCGGAGTAG
- a CDS encoding 30S ribosomal protein S17e — MAIKPAYVKKTGTILLERYPRAFSADFEHNKDLVEELTNIESKGVRNRIAGYVTHKQGSAVEA, encoded by the coding sequence ATGGCTATCAAACCCGCCTACGTCAAAAAGACCGGGACGATCCTGCTGGAGCGGTATCCGCGGGCGTTCTCGGCGGACTTCGAGCACAACAAGGACCTCGTCGAGGAGCTCACCAACATCGAATCGAAGGGCGTGCGCAACCGGATCGCCGGCTACGTCACCCACAAGCAGGGTTCGGCCGTCGAAGCCTGA
- a CDS encoding GNAT family N-acetyltransferase, with the protein MRIETPSMSAVDALTDRWVELAEGQRTYGSHLAADSNRAGVRESISRHVVTGRIRVARADDRIVGFVMFTIESDTLERTVTRGLVENLYVVSDRRGESIGTQLLEVAEATLREEGATVVVLDVLADNEAAREFYRSHGYEPHRVTVEKSIESDTHSKGQE; encoded by the coding sequence GTGCGCATCGAAACGCCGTCGATGAGCGCTGTCGACGCGCTCACAGATCGCTGGGTGGAACTCGCCGAGGGCCAGCGGACCTACGGTTCCCACCTCGCCGCAGACTCGAACAGAGCCGGAGTTCGCGAGTCGATCAGTCGCCACGTCGTAACCGGCCGCATCCGGGTCGCCCGCGCGGACGACCGTATCGTCGGCTTCGTGATGTTCACGATCGAGTCGGACACGCTCGAACGGACAGTCACACGCGGCCTCGTCGAGAACCTCTACGTCGTTTCCGACCGGCGGGGTGAGAGCATCGGGACGCAACTTCTCGAAGTGGCCGAAGCGACACTGCGTGAGGAAGGCGCAACTGTCGTCGTGCTCGATGTCCTGGCCGACAACGAGGCTGCCCGGGAATTCTACCGATCCCATGGGTACGAACCACATCGCGTGACCGTCGAGAAGTCGATCGAAAGCGATACGCACTCAAAGGGGCAGGAATAA
- a CDS encoding dCTP deaminase codes for MSNLVDAVDGIVHEPTQVHEDGGVDLTVTEIYTVDVPGRVDFGGGELQPADLDPYPRVWRDEDDDYQWWHLDAGTYLIEYNESLSGTALLQPRTEIVERGASHPTLQVAELPRVPLTVGGAGLRLKENARVSTLLPR; via the coding sequence ATGAGCAACCTCGTCGACGCGGTCGACGGCATCGTCCACGAACCGACGCAAGTGCATGAAGACGGGGGCGTCGATCTCACAGTGACGGAAATCTACACCGTCGACGTCCCGGGACGGGTCGACTTCGGCGGTGGCGAACTACAACCGGCGGACCTGGACCCTTATCCCCGAGTTTGGCGCGACGAGGACGACGACTACCAGTGGTGGCATCTCGACGCGGGAACCTATCTGATCGAGTACAACGAATCCCTCTCGGGGACGGCACTGCTCCAGCCACGGACCGAGATCGTCGAACGTGGGGCGAGCCATCCGACGCTCCAGGTTGCGGAACTGCCGCGCGTACCGCTCACAGTCGGCGGGGCCGGACTCCGACTCAAGGAGAACGCGCGAGTCTCGACGCTGCTGCCCCGGTGA
- the asd gene encoding aspartate-semialdehyde dehydrogenase — MPVTVGILGATGAVGQRLVQLLDPHPDFEIAALTASENSAGTSYREAAKWRIDTPIPDHIGEMTVRATEPAAVPDDIDLLFSSLPSAVGEAVEPDFAEAGYVVSSNSSNFRTDPDVPLTIPEVNPDHVELLDVQREQRGWDGALLKNPNCSTITMVPPLAALDEAFGVERVDVSTLQAVSGAGYSGVTSMEIIDNAIPHIGGEETKMETESRKLLGEFDGSEVEWLDADVAASCNRIPTLDGHLENVWADLREDVTPEEVAEAMAAYPSADLHSSPDPLIKVFEEPDRPQPRLDRNREDGMQISVGGIQETETGVQFNTLAHNTLRGAAGASILNGELLLEKGYV, encoded by the coding sequence ATGCCAGTAACCGTCGGAATTCTGGGTGCGACAGGGGCTGTGGGTCAGCGACTCGTCCAGCTACTCGACCCGCATCCGGACTTCGAGATCGCCGCACTGACTGCGAGTGAAAACAGTGCCGGCACGTCGTATCGCGAGGCTGCCAAATGGCGCATCGACACACCGATCCCCGATCACATCGGCGAGATGACCGTCCGGGCGACCGAGCCCGCGGCCGTTCCCGACGACATCGATCTGCTGTTCTCGTCGTTGCCCTCCGCAGTGGGCGAGGCCGTCGAACCCGACTTCGCCGAGGCGGGCTACGTCGTCTCCTCGAACTCCTCGAACTTCCGGACGGACCCGGACGTGCCGCTCACGATCCCCGAGGTCAACCCCGATCACGTCGAACTCCTCGACGTCCAGCGCGAGCAACGCGGGTGGGACGGCGCACTCCTGAAGAACCCCAACTGCTCGACGATCACGATGGTCCCGCCGCTGGCTGCGCTGGATGAAGCCTTCGGCGTCGAGCGCGTCGACGTTTCGACGCTGCAGGCTGTCTCCGGGGCCGGCTACTCGGGCGTCACTTCGATGGAGATCATCGACAACGCCATCCCCCACATCGGCGGCGAGGAAACGAAGATGGAGACCGAGTCCCGGAAGCTCCTCGGCGAGTTCGACGGCAGCGAGGTGGAGTGGTTGGATGCTGACGTCGCTGCTTCGTGCAACCGGATCCCGACACTTGATGGCCATCTGGAGAACGTCTGGGCGGACCTGCGTGAGGACGTGACCCCCGAGGAAGTGGCCGAAGCGATGGCCGCGTATCCCTCTGCCGACCTCCACAGTTCGCCCGATCCCCTGATCAAGGTCTTCGAGGAACCCGATCGACCCCAGCCCCGACTCGATCGCAACCGCGAGGACGGGATGCAGATCAGCGTCGGCGGGATCCAGGAAACCGAGACCGGGGTACAGTTCAATACCCTCGCGCACAACACCCTCCGCGGCGCGGCCGGCGCGAGCATCCTCAACGGCGAATTGCTCCTCGAGAAGGGCTACGTCTGA
- the cofD gene encoding 2-phospho-L-lactate transferase, giving the protein MGTFLAGGTGTPKLLAGTDDIFPPAETTVVANTGDDIELGGLLVCPDVDTCLFQAGEILDTATWWGIAEDTAETHEYVRTLTAEAGLDGGPRYLADDRQTAGRELARWRRFSAVGEFMHIGDRDRAIHTMRTSLLDEGYTLTEATRILGDALGADREILPMSDDPVASIVHTPDGPMHFQEFWVAHDGTPAVDSVEFRGAESATATDAVSDALSDPVVIGPSNPITSIGAMTAIDGIAAALRETPVVAVSPFVEDQVFSGPAAKLMDAAGYEPSTAGVAAAYPFVDAFVLDDADGTDLDRPTVRTDTTLDTREDAARVARAVKTALEVVT; this is encoded by the coding sequence ATGGGTACATTCCTGGCCGGCGGGACGGGGACACCGAAACTCCTCGCCGGCACTGACGACATCTTTCCGCCCGCGGAGACGACCGTCGTCGCCAACACCGGCGACGACATCGAACTCGGCGGGTTGCTGGTCTGTCCCGATGTCGACACGTGTCTCTTTCAAGCGGGCGAAATACTCGATACGGCTACCTGGTGGGGCATCGCCGAGGACACGGCCGAGACTCACGAATATGTCCGGACGTTGACCGCGGAGGCTGGTCTCGACGGCGGGCCGCGATATCTCGCCGACGACCGCCAGACTGCCGGCCGGGAACTCGCCCGGTGGCGGCGGTTTTCGGCCGTCGGCGAGTTCATGCACATCGGCGACCGCGATCGGGCGATCCACACGATGCGGACGAGTCTCCTCGACGAGGGGTATACCCTCACGGAGGCGACACGGATCCTTGGCGACGCACTCGGGGCCGACCGTGAGATCCTGCCGATGAGCGACGATCCCGTCGCCTCGATCGTCCACACGCCAGACGGACCGATGCACTTCCAGGAGTTCTGGGTGGCCCACGATGGGACCCCCGCGGTCGATTCAGTCGAATTTCGCGGTGCCGAGTCGGCAACGGCGACTGATGCAGTCTCCGACGCGCTTTCCGACCCGGTGGTTATCGGCCCGTCGAACCCGATCACGAGTATCGGGGCGATGACGGCCATCGACGGGATCGCGGCTGCCCTCCGGGAAACGCCAGTGGTCGCCGTCTCCCCGTTCGTCGAGGACCAGGTCTTCTCCGGCCCCGCGGCGAAACTCATGGATGCGGCGGGGTACGAGCCCTCGACGGCTGGTGTCGCGGCGGCTTACCCATTCGTCGACGCATTTGTTCTCGACGACGCGGACGGAACCGACCTCGATCGACCGACAGTCCGGACGGACACGACCCTCGATACCCGGGAAGACGCCGCCCGAGTCGCCCGGGCCGTCAAGACGGCACTGGAGGTGGTGACGTGA
- a CDS encoding NAD(P)H-binding protein, protein MDVLLLGASGRIGQRIATELLDRGHAVTGVSRSGDTGGIDDPSFVAVAGDATDPDDVAKLATGHDAVASALGPDEDTPPDVLVDMMDAVVDGMGRASVERLVWTGGAGGLHVGPETRLVETEEFPEEWEPVARAAIDAYDRLAETQDLAWTYVAPAALIEPGERTGEYRTAEGELVADEDGDSYISMADFAIAFVDELESGDAVHTYLGTGY, encoded by the coding sequence ATGGACGTCTTACTTCTCGGCGCAAGCGGGCGGATCGGACAACGAATCGCGACGGAACTGCTCGACCGCGGCCACGCCGTCACGGGCGTCTCCCGGAGCGGCGACACGGGAGGAATCGACGACCCGTCGTTCGTCGCCGTCGCGGGCGACGCGACCGATCCCGACGACGTTGCGAAACTCGCGACCGGCCACGACGCCGTCGCGTCCGCGCTCGGTCCCGACGAGGACACGCCACCGGACGTGCTCGTCGACATGATGGACGCCGTCGTCGACGGAATGGGACGCGCCTCAGTCGAGCGACTCGTCTGGACGGGTGGCGCTGGTGGGCTGCATGTCGGCCCGGAGACGCGACTCGTCGAGACCGAGGAGTTCCCCGAGGAATGGGAACCCGTTGCCCGGGCAGCGATCGACGCCTACGACCGACTCGCGGAGACCCAGGATCTCGCGTGGACGTACGTCGCGCCCGCCGCCCTGATCGAACCCGGCGAGCGGACCGGCGAATACCGGACTGCCGAGGGTGAACTCGTCGCCGACGAGGACGGCGACAGCTACATCTCGATGGCGGACTTCGCGATCGCGTTCGTCGACGAACTCGAATCCGGCGACGCTGTCCACACTTATCTGGGGACCGGGTATTGA
- a CDS encoding tRNA-dihydrouridine synthase: MTRDRLAFEPRVAAASLSGASDAAWAKAAIPHVGAAFLGGLAVDEPTREAAREMVQTRDREEFLPADPFAFADQQLDMLADAPLVAGVNVRSSSLAPLERIAEICADRGAICEINAHCRQAEMCETGAGQALLSDPDRLAEQVEAAAQAGPNVSVKVRTEVDGLDLPAIARQVETAGADMIHVDAMDSEGVVAEIAASTDCFVIANNGVRDRETVREYLAYGADAVSVGRPSDRPAVLTRVREATEAWFEADETATGEATQ; encoded by the coding sequence GTGACGCGTGATCGGCTCGCCTTCGAGCCGCGAGTGGCCGCCGCCAGCCTGAGCGGGGCGTCCGACGCCGCATGGGCAAAAGCAGCTATCCCGCACGTCGGCGCGGCGTTTCTCGGCGGCCTGGCAGTCGACGAGCCGACCCGTGAGGCTGCCCGGGAGATGGTCCAAACGCGCGACCGCGAGGAGTTCCTGCCCGCAGATCCATTCGCGTTCGCCGATCAGCAGTTGGACATGCTGGCGGATGCCCCGCTCGTCGCCGGGGTGAACGTCCGGAGCAGTTCGCTCGCCCCACTCGAACGGATCGCCGAGATCTGTGCCGACCGAGGTGCGATCTGTGAAATCAACGCACACTGCCGACAGGCCGAGATGTGCGAGACGGGGGCCGGGCAGGCGTTGCTGTCCGATCCGGACCGGCTCGCCGAACAGGTCGAGGCCGCGGCCCAGGCAGGCCCGAACGTGAGCGTCAAAGTCCGAACGGAAGTGGACGGCCTGGACCTCCCGGCGATCGCCCGGCAGGTCGAAACGGCGGGGGCGGACATGATCCACGTCGACGCCATGGACAGCGAAGGCGTGGTCGCGGAGATCGCCGCGTCGACCGATTGCTTCGTCATCGCCAACAACGGCGTCCGCGACCGGGAGACGGTCCGCGAGTACCTGGCCTACGGCGCGGACGCCGTCAGCGTCGGGCGACCGAGCGATCGTCCCGCAGTGCTCACGCGGGTCCGAGAGGCGACCGAGGCGTGGTTCGAAGCGGACGAGACAGCGACAGGGGAAGCCACACAATGA
- a CDS encoding triphosphoribosyl-dephospho-CoA synthase, with translation MTRPVAQQAELALLLEVATTPTPGNVDRHRDHDTLRFEHFLAGAVGASEGLGDLADPDGPPIGVAFEHAVSGMSNQSGGNTQFGGLLLLAPLVRAAVLGDLTPERATAVAEGTGVEDAAGFYRAFEHVDVAVADPPEDMDALDVRRGSDAVPEIRDRNLSLFDVLARSADHDGVAREWTTGFERTFDAADRLPARDGPLLVRAADVFLDLLAADPDTFVAINHGQETANDIRERAEAARDGRVDPETLADELVAEGINPGTTADILAGGLFVALERGADV, from the coding sequence ATGACCCGTCCCGTCGCCCAACAGGCCGAACTCGCGCTCCTGCTCGAAGTGGCGACGACGCCCACACCGGGCAACGTCGATCGACACCGCGATCACGATACGCTCCGGTTCGAGCACTTTCTCGCGGGTGCCGTGGGCGCGAGCGAGGGGCTTGGAGACCTCGCCGACCCTGACGGGCCGCCGATCGGGGTGGCCTTCGAGCATGCCGTCTCCGGCATGAGCAACCAGTCCGGCGGGAACACCCAGTTCGGCGGGTTGTTGTTGCTCGCCCCCCTGGTCCGGGCTGCCGTGCTTGGGGATCTGACTCCGGAACGGGCCACAGCCGTCGCCGAGGGGACCGGCGTCGAGGACGCCGCCGGCTTCTACCGGGCGTTCGAGCACGTCGATGTCGCGGTTGCCGACCCACCCGAGGACATGGATGCCCTGGACGTTCGTCGTGGGAGCGATGCCGTTCCCGAGATTCGGGACCGAAACCTGTCACTGTTTGACGTGCTTGCTCGATCAGCCGATCACGACGGGGTTGCCCGCGAGTGGACGACCGGGTTCGAGCGGACCTTCGACGCCGCGGATCGCCTGCCAGCCCGCGACGGACCGCTCCTCGTTCGTGCCGCCGACGTGTTTCTCGACCTGCTCGCAGCCGACCCGGACACCTTCGTGGCGATCAACCACGGACAAGAGACGGCCAACGACATCCGGGAGCGGGCTGAAGCCGCCCGGGACGGACGTGTCGATCCCGAAACGCTCGCCGACGAACTCGTCGCCGAGGGGATCAACCCCGGAACCACGGCCGACATCCTGGCCGGCGGGCTGTTCGTCGCGCTCGAACGGGGGGCCGACGTGTGA
- a CDS encoding D-2-hydroxyacid dehydrogenase, which yields MHSEDPDVLVLREKPHGIPGVAYAEALRQRLSDDVTVRAARTPAEERAAVTDAPVVSGGHFREALLDRAEALELFACMYAGYEHLPLETLAERDIAVTNAAGVHGPNIAEHVVGAFLHFARNFTRARRQQQRHEWRHFQSSELSGSRVAIVGMGAIGRTIVERLSGFDVTTVGVRYSPEKGGPTDEVYGLDEIHEALVDAEYVAVASPLTEETRGLIGRDELQTLPPSAVLVNVARGPIVDTDALLSALRQNHLRGAALDVTDPEPLPNDHPLWDFENVLITPHVSGHTPEYYERLADIVAPNVETVLSDGDLESLRNRVA from the coding sequence GTGCACAGTGAGGATCCCGACGTTCTCGTGTTACGTGAGAAACCCCACGGGATTCCGGGCGTCGCATACGCCGAGGCGCTTCGCCAGCGCCTCTCCGACGACGTCACTGTTCGAGCGGCCCGGACGCCGGCCGAGGAGCGGGCGGCCGTCACCGACGCGCCAGTCGTCTCGGGTGGGCACTTTCGCGAGGCGCTACTCGACCGGGCCGAGGCGCTGGAACTATTCGCCTGTATGTACGCCGGCTACGAGCATTTGCCCCTGGAGACGCTTGCCGAGCGGGACATTGCCGTCACCAACGCCGCCGGTGTTCACGGTCCGAACATCGCCGAGCACGTCGTCGGCGCGTTCCTTCACTTCGCCAGGAATTTCACACGCGCCCGTCGCCAACAGCAACGCCACGAGTGGCGGCATTTCCAGTCCTCGGAGCTCTCCGGGAGTCGGGTCGCCATCGTCGGGATGGGCGCGATCGGACGAACCATCGTCGAACGACTGTCCGGTTTCGACGTGACGACGGTTGGCGTGCGCTACAGTCCGGAAAAAGGGGGGCCGACCGATGAGGTCTACGGACTCGACGAGATCCACGAGGCCCTCGTCGACGCTGAGTACGTCGCTGTCGCCAGTCCGCTGACCGAGGAGACGCGCGGACTCATCGGCCGTGACGAACTCCAGACCCTGCCGCCCTCGGCGGTACTCGTTAACGTCGCCCGGGGACCGATCGTGGACACGGACGCACTCCTCTCCGCACTCCGTCAGAACCACCTCCGCGGCGCAGCCCTGGACGTGACTGACCCCGAACCACTGCCGAACGACCATCCGCTGTGGGACTTCGAGAACGTCCTCATCACGCCCCACGTCTCCGGTCATACGCCGGAGTACTACGAGCGACTGGCGGACATCGTCGCGCCGAACGTCGAGACGGTTCTGTCCGACGGCGACCTCGAATCGTTGCGGAACCGAGTCGCCTGA
- a CDS encoding response regulator, with product MDAPVSVLVVEDDPDLRCLHRLWLAEDYDVTAVADGESALEAAVETVDVVLLDRDLPGLDGDDVARRLNADGFQGLIAMVTGREPDPSIATLPIDEYVTKPVEAAELRAVVDRLAARQQVPPAVRTLFGSLTRRARLESSLGCRPADSDAFAELTRRIDDQWATVRRDTSRAQLASMAADCLPPVLSGDRPLEVAPLVEQ from the coding sequence ATGGATGCCCCAGTGTCGGTTCTGGTCGTCGAGGACGATCCGGATTTGCGGTGTCTCCACCGCCTCTGGCTTGCCGAAGACTACGACGTCACCGCGGTCGCCGACGGCGAGTCCGCACTCGAAGCGGCTGTCGAGACCGTCGACGTCGTCCTGCTGGATCGGGACCTCCCGGGGCTTGACGGTGACGATGTCGCTCGGCGACTCAACGCCGACGGGTTTCAGGGGTTGATCGCCATGGTGACCGGCCGGGAACCCGATCCATCCATCGCGACACTGCCGATCGACGAGTACGTCACGAAACCGGTCGAGGCGGCCGAGCTCCGGGCCGTCGTCGATCGGTTGGCCGCTCGACAGCAGGTTCCTCCAGCGGTCCGGACGCTGTTCGGATCGCTCACACGACGCGCTCGCCTGGAATCGTCGCTTGGCTGCCGGCCAGCCGACAGCGACGCGTTCGCGGAACTCACCCGACGGATAGACGACCAGTGGGCGACTGTCAGACGGGACACGTCGCGGGCACAGCTGGCCTCGATGGCGGCGGACTGTCTGCCGCCGGTCCTCAGCGGTGACCGCCCACTCGAGGTCGCGCCACTGGTCGAGCAATGA
- a CDS encoding NAD(P)/FAD-dependent oxidoreductase, with the protein MERTDVAVVGGGPGGAAAARQAAAAGADVTLFEKGVPRADRDGLGPDSTDAAGILDYWVDIMDEDPSEIPEDVILSELDGATFHGPTESLTITETGLDGSYDSFGFTVHRARFDDWLRQRAEDAGADYRVGTSVTDVETDLSGSAPTHTLSLAGGDAIEADALVLADGPQRTVTLDALDQFLPDDEHAGKYLSPDRANHIAYQEHRRMPEELFTPDHIEFWWGVMPGHTAYPWIFPNDDNVARIGLTMPIGMDIDDVADRESYALLDPDDESIPPGRVYIRRLLETEFPDYDLEDFPIVEDRGKQSGTEAYPISSTRPVESPTGANIAVVGGAMGGTSAFHEGGDHVAIRTGKIAGDLAASDALGRYNAAWKDALGPEMRRNVTFAELVRGMQPADWDRNFRTIRRMLESGGSRKRQAIAAGTNGIGVYLRYRRKRWAYRGDRYVQLPESKYTV; encoded by the coding sequence ATGGAGCGGACAGACGTGGCAGTCGTGGGCGGTGGCCCGGGCGGTGCAGCAGCGGCTCGACAGGCGGCAGCGGCTGGGGCCGACGTCACGCTCTTCGAGAAGGGCGTCCCACGGGCTGACAGAGACGGGCTTGGACCTGACTCGACAGACGCCGCAGGTATTCTCGACTACTGGGTCGACATCATGGACGAAGACCCCTCGGAGATCCCCGAGGACGTCATCCTCAGCGAGCTCGACGGGGCAACCTTCCATGGACCCACTGAATCGTTGACAATCACTGAGACCGGGCTTGATGGATCCTACGACAGCTTTGGGTTTACAGTGCACCGAGCCCGATTCGATGACTGGCTTCGACAACGAGCCGAGGATGCGGGAGCCGACTATCGCGTCGGGACCAGTGTGACCGATGTCGAAACCGATCTCTCGGGATCCGCGCCGACGCACACGCTGTCGCTGGCCGGCGGCGATGCGATCGAGGCCGATGCGCTGGTTCTCGCGGACGGTCCCCAGCGGACCGTGACCCTCGACGCTCTCGATCAGTTCCTCCCGGACGACGAACACGCGGGGAAGTATCTCTCTCCGGATCGAGCAAATCACATCGCCTATCAGGAACACCGACGCATGCCCGAGGAGTTGTTCACCCCGGACCACATCGAGTTCTGGTGGGGCGTCATGCCCGGCCACACGGCCTATCCCTGGATCTTCCCGAACGATGACAACGTCGCCAGGATCGGCCTGACGATGCCCATCGGGATGGACATCGACGACGTTGCCGACCGGGAGTCCTACGCGTTGCTCGACCCGGACGACGAGAGTATTCCGCCGGGCCGCGTCTACATCCGTCGACTCCTCGAAACGGAGTTCCCCGACTACGACCTCGAGGACTTCCCGATCGTCGAAGACCGTGGCAAACAATCCGGCACCGAAGCCTACCCGATCTCCTCGACACGGCCGGTGGAGTCGCCGACCGGGGCGAACATCGCGGTCGTCGGCGGGGCGATGGGCGGCACCTCCGCGTTCCACGAAGGTGGCGATCACGTCGCCATTCGGACGGGGAAGATCGCCGGCGACCTCGCTGCTAGCGATGCTCTCGGTCGGTACAACGCTGCCTGGAAAGACGCGCTCGGTCCCGAAATGCGCCGGAACGTCACGTTCGCCGAACTGGTTCGTGGCATGCAGCCGGCGGACTGGGACCGGAACTTCCGGACGATTCGACGGATGCTCGAAAGCGGGGGGTCACGCAAGCGACAGGCGATCGCGGCGGGGACCAACGGGATCGGCGTCTATCTCCGGTACCGACGCAAGCGGTGGGCGTATCGCGGTGATCGATACGTCCAGCTTCCGGAGTCGAAATACACAGTTTGA
- the eif1A gene encoding translation initiation factor eIF-1A encodes MSEESGRRNLRMPDSNEVFAVVTEHLGGNHVRLRCADGETRMGRIPGRMKYRVWIEEDDVVIAEPWDWQDEKATIEWRYDNQDADQLRREGHIE; translated from the coding sequence ATGAGTGAAGAATCAGGGCGACGGAACCTCCGCATGCCCGATAGCAACGAAGTGTTCGCGGTCGTGACCGAACACCTCGGTGGGAATCACGTCCGGTTGCGGTGTGCGGACGGCGAGACCCGAATGGGTCGGATCCCCGGTCGCATGAAGTACCGCGTCTGGATCGAAGAGGACGACGTCGTCATCGCCGAGCCGTGGGACTGGCAAGACGAGAAGGCGACCATCGAATGGCGCTACGACAACCAGGACGCCGACCAGCTGCGACGCGAAGGCCACATCGAGTGA